A region of Marnyiella aurantia DNA encodes the following proteins:
- a CDS encoding DUF6263 family protein: MKNIVTLALITAALVACKKESKTITKIDPTTGDTVRIEVNAEDSAKVAKEMAAMAAIKDSAGVYSQTLKLEQGKTYPFITQQKDVATSTMPDGKSQSMTRENTDEISFTVNSLKDKVYDLTINFVSKKTSQSAQGQTQTVDTKAAAPKDEALKNRWVIDKAMTGNKLNMKIDERGKILSITGFEPIYAKFSTTVNGLTKDANERKAILEQLKASFNEEVLRDQFSKNIFIMPKKGAKIGERWTVSENASPDGKVKIVSNYTLKSVKDGVAEITVSGGIPKQQQKETQGGITQSLSSELSQNGNYRFDVNSGWILGQNINVKTAQSQTFSDGKKSETMKNTTNSNVIVNPGK; encoded by the coding sequence ATGAAAAACATCGTAACCCTTGCGCTTATAACTGCAGCGCTGGTTGCCTGTAAAAAGGAAAGCAAAACAATCACTAAAATAGACCCCACAACAGGCGACACTGTCCGCATTGAGGTAAATGCCGAGGACTCTGCGAAAGTGGCCAAAGAGATGGCAGCCATGGCAGCGATCAAGGACTCAGCTGGTGTCTACAGTCAGACCCTGAAACTGGAGCAGGGTAAAACCTATCCCTTCATCACCCAGCAAAAAGACGTAGCTACTTCCACTATGCCTGATGGTAAATCACAAAGCATGACCCGTGAAAATACGGACGAGATAAGCTTTACGGTAAACAGCCTAAAGGACAAGGTATATGACCTGACCATCAATTTCGTTTCCAAGAAGACATCACAATCCGCGCAGGGTCAGACACAGACAGTAGATACCAAGGCTGCCGCTCCGAAAGATGAAGCGCTGAAAAACAGATGGGTTATTGATAAGGCCATGACCGGCAACAAACTCAATATGAAGATTGATGAAAGGGGTAAGATTTTATCAATTACAGGTTTCGAACCTATATACGCAAAGTTCTCGACCACGGTTAACGGACTTACTAAAGACGCCAATGAAAGAAAGGCAATCCTGGAACAGCTTAAAGCTTCCTTCAATGAAGAGGTCCTGAGAGACCAGTTCTCCAAAAACATCTTCATCATGCCTAAAAAAGGCGCAAAAATAGGAGAAAGATGGACTGTTTCAGAAAATGCTTCACCAGACGGTAAAGTTAAGATCGTTTCCAACTACACTCTGAAAAGCGTGAAAGACGGCGTGGCTGAAATTACAGTTTCCGGCGGAATACCAAAGCAGCAGCAGAAGGAAACACAGGGCGGAATCACCCAGTCTCTGAGCTCCGAGCTTTCACAAAACGGTAACTACCGGTTCGATGTGAACTCAGGCTGGATCCTTGGACAGAACATCAATGTGAAGACCGCGCAGAGCCAAACTTTCAGCGACGGTAAAAAATCGGAGACCATGAAAAACACGACCAATTCCAACGTAATTGTAAATCCGGGTAAATAA
- the rlmB gene encoding 23S rRNA (guanosine(2251)-2'-O)-methyltransferase RlmB, whose protein sequence is MTDKKDDFIFGLRPVIEAIEAGKTIDKIFMQNALQGEIYHELKQLLAKHKIRPNYVPVEKLNRFTRKNHQGVVAFISDVPFETIQDVLPQLFEEGKTPFLLILDRLTDVRNFGAICRTAECVGIDAIILPEKGAAPINSDAIKTSAGAIYNIRICKEKNLAHAVDFLQQSGVMVYAATEKAEKLVYEADFSVPCAVVMGNEETGISKEVLHHSDEKIKLPIGGKTQSLNVSVACGAILYEAVRQKLVSEI, encoded by the coding sequence ATGACAGATAAGAAAGACGATTTTATATTTGGCCTGAGGCCCGTTATTGAGGCCATTGAAGCCGGTAAAACCATAGATAAGATATTTATGCAGAACGCGCTTCAGGGCGAAATTTACCACGAACTGAAGCAGTTGCTGGCCAAGCACAAAATCAGGCCGAACTATGTTCCTGTAGAAAAACTGAACCGTTTTACACGGAAGAACCACCAGGGCGTGGTGGCATTTATCTCTGATGTGCCCTTTGAAACAATTCAAGATGTTCTGCCACAGCTTTTTGAGGAGGGCAAGACTCCTTTCCTGCTGATCCTGGACCGACTTACAGATGTCCGTAACTTTGGAGCCATCTGCCGCACCGCAGAATGTGTAGGTATTGATGCCATCATTCTTCCTGAAAAAGGTGCGGCGCCAATTAATTCAGACGCCATAAAGACCTCTGCAGGAGCCATTTACAATATCAGGATTTGTAAGGAGAAAAACCTGGCTCATGCAGTAGATTTCCTGCAGCAATCCGGGGTAATGGTATATGCAGCAACAGAAAAAGCTGAAAAACTGGTATACGAGGCAGACTTTTCTGTGCCTTGCGCCGTTGTAATGGGTAACGAAGAAACCGGTATTTCCAAAGAAGTGCTTCATCATTCGGATGAAAAAATTAAATTGCCCATCGGGGGTAAGACGCAATCGCTGAATGTTTCTGTAGCCTGTGGTGCCATCCTGTATGAGGCAGTAAGGCAGAAACTGGTTTCAGAAATCTGA
- a CDS encoding DinB family protein, whose product MNYHFQAHRQVRNNLLVILQETSVQDLTLIPDGFNNNIYWNIAHTVATQQLLCYYLSGNPFRIDKYWIENYKKGTLPNMDVQQSEVEDLAFLLTETSRIMMKDYDADFFSDYTPYTTSFGLDLKNIQDAIIFNNMHESLHYGYIMAQKRAILGEKF is encoded by the coding sequence ATGAACTATCACTTTCAGGCTCACCGCCAGGTACGGAACAACCTGCTTGTAATCCTGCAGGAAACCTCTGTACAGGACCTCACACTGATTCCGGATGGATTTAACAATAACATCTACTGGAATATTGCGCACACGGTGGCGACCCAGCAGTTATTATGCTACTATCTGAGTGGAAATCCATTTAGGATTGATAAATACTGGATTGAAAACTACAAAAAGGGAACCCTTCCTAATATGGATGTCCAGCAATCCGAGGTGGAAGATTTGGCATTCCTTCTCACAGAGACTTCCAGGATTATGATGAAGGACTATGATGCAGATTTTTTCTCGGATTACACACCTTATACAACGAGTTTTGGTCTGGATCTAAAAAACATTCAGGATGCCATTATCTTTAATAATATGCACGAAAGTCTCCACTACGGTTACATTATGGCCCAGAAGCGCGCCATTTTAGGAGAAAAATTTTAG
- a CDS encoding AAA family ATPase, which translates to MSELHQAEDIKQLTERVREQNYFFSLLKQEINKAIIGQEYMVDRLLIGLLGNGHVLLEGVPGLAKTLAIKTLADAVQGEFSRIQFTPDLLPADVIGTQIYNIKENDFSIKRGPIFANFVLADEINRAPSKVQSALLEAMQEKQVTIGDETMPLPKPFLVLATQNPIDQEGTYILPEAQSDRFMLKCRIDYPSLEDERLIMKMVASSHQPVIRPVISLNTIVEAKNLINQIYLDEKIEKYILDMVFATRYPEKYGLADLKNFISFGASPRASINLAIASRAMAFLKNRAFVIPEDVKDVAKDILRHRIGLSFEAEAEEVTADEVVDRILARIQAP; encoded by the coding sequence ATGTCAGAATTACATCAGGCAGAGGATATAAAGCAATTAACTGAACGAGTAAGGGAACAGAATTACTTTTTCTCATTATTGAAACAGGAAATCAATAAGGCTATTATAGGGCAGGAGTATATGGTAGACCGTCTGCTGATCGGCTTGCTGGGCAATGGTCATGTGCTGCTGGAAGGCGTTCCCGGTTTAGCCAAAACCCTGGCGATTAAAACCCTTGCCGATGCTGTTCAGGGCGAATTCTCCAGGATTCAGTTTACTCCGGATCTACTTCCGGCCGATGTAATCGGTACTCAAATCTACAATATTAAGGAAAATGACTTCTCGATTAAACGGGGGCCCATATTTGCTAATTTTGTTCTGGCTGATGAGATTAACCGTGCACCATCCAAGGTGCAGTCGGCTTTGCTGGAAGCCATGCAGGAAAAGCAGGTCACCATCGGTGACGAAACGATGCCATTGCCAAAACCTTTTTTAGTGCTAGCCACCCAGAATCCTATTGACCAGGAAGGTACTTACATCCTGCCCGAAGCACAAAGCGACCGTTTTATGCTGAAATGCCGAATAGACTATCCATCGTTGGAAGATGAAAGGCTTATTATGAAAATGGTAGCCTCTTCGCATCAGCCTGTGATCCGGCCTGTAATTTCACTGAATACTATTGTTGAGGCCAAAAACCTGATTAACCAGATTTATCTGGACGAAAAAATTGAAAAATATATTCTGGATATGGTCTTTGCAACACGTTATCCGGAAAAATACGGTCTGGCTGATCTAAAGAATTTTATCAGTTTTGGGGCATCACCGCGTGCTTCCATTAACCTGGCCATTGCTTCGCGTGCCATGGCATTCCTGAAAAACCGGGCCTTTGTAATTCCTGAAGATGTTAAGGATGTGGCTAAGGATATTTTGCGTCACAGGATCGGTCTCAGCTTTGAGGCTGAAGCAGAAGAGGTAACTGCGGATGAAGTGGTGGACCGCATTTTAGCCAGAATTCAGGCTCCCTAA
- a CDS encoding DUF58 domain-containing protein yields the protein MQIRDIIRKVKQIEIRTRKKSEATLMGQYHSAFKGQGMTFSEVRPYQYGDEIRRIDWNKTARFREPFVKVMEEERELTMMLLVDISASMNYGTKTQLKKEFVAEIAASLGFSAAGNNDKVGLILFADKVYKVIPPQKGRKHILAIISNILTADYVPAASDLNSALQYMLGIFKRKSLVFLFSDFNDGYDSRTLKIAARKHQMLGIRVYDDKDIEIPDVGYALFRDAESGRQVWGNTSSKRWRYEFAESQQQWQRQVQQDFINASAGFINMNTGEDYSKHLYQYFRNK from the coding sequence GTGCAGATAAGAGATATCATACGAAAGGTAAAGCAGATTGAAATACGGACGCGGAAAAAGTCTGAAGCTACGCTTATGGGCCAGTATCACAGCGCATTTAAAGGTCAGGGAATGACTTTTTCGGAGGTAAGGCCATATCAGTACGGCGATGAGATCCGAAGAATAGACTGGAACAAAACAGCGCGTTTTCGTGAGCCTTTCGTAAAGGTGATGGAGGAAGAACGTGAGCTTACTATGATGCTGCTTGTGGATATTTCGGCATCAATGAATTATGGCACTAAAACTCAGCTAAAAAAAGAATTTGTTGCCGAAATTGCGGCCAGTTTGGGGTTTTCGGCAGCTGGCAATAATGACAAGGTTGGGCTGATACTCTTTGCCGACAAGGTTTATAAAGTTATTCCGCCTCAGAAAGGGCGGAAGCATATTTTAGCAATAATCTCCAATATTCTTACTGCTGATTATGTACCCGCAGCATCAGATTTGAACAGTGCCCTGCAGTATATGCTGGGTATTTTCAAAAGAAAATCACTCGTTTTCCTTTTTTCTGATTTCAATGACGGTTACGATTCCAGGACGCTTAAGATTGCGGCGCGGAAACATCAGATGCTGGGTATACGGGTTTACGATGATAAGGATATAGAAATCCCTGATGTTGGCTACGCCCTCTTTCGTGATGCTGAAAGCGGGCGCCAGGTTTGGGGCAACACTTCCAGTAAAAGGTGGAGATATGAGTTTGCCGAATCACAGCAGCAATGGCAGCGGCAGGTCCAGCAGGACTTTATAAATGCCTCTGCAGGATTCATTAACATGAATACGGGTGAAGATTACTCCAAACACCTTTACCAATATTTCCGAAATAAATAG
- a CDS encoding BatD family protein: protein MIFNKAFFFILLILGATMHSQTLGSKVDKETLALGEIGTYTVYISGLQGKVVKSAPKNELLPFHFEEISDSIAVSAEQYERIIQFTVFEEGTYTVPALEFNIDGSVQKTVPYEIKVVNTAQKGDVINDIRNNKEVRLDALDYWAMYKWYIIGILVFLALLIMIIVLRRYAAARKNSPQVRTNRAMRELDDLRKKKFIEKGDYRSYYVELIDITRNFISRQYSIPADVLLTDDLIEVMKRTNSISPENEAVVEDVFLRGDLVKFAKTFPDREVMEKDFNDIREFVKRSTRDLETEQLRSGV from the coding sequence ATGATTTTTAACAAAGCTTTTTTCTTTATACTTCTTATCCTGGGTGCAACCATGCATTCGCAGACCTTAGGTTCTAAGGTGGATAAGGAAACCCTTGCTCTTGGCGAAATCGGAACTTATACGGTTTATATATCCGGGCTGCAGGGTAAAGTTGTGAAATCGGCTCCAAAAAATGAACTGTTGCCCTTTCATTTCGAAGAAATTTCAGATTCCATAGCCGTCTCAGCGGAGCAGTATGAAAGGATTATACAGTTTACTGTGTTTGAGGAGGGAACATATACGGTTCCTGCATTGGAATTCAATATTGACGGAAGTGTACAGAAAACGGTTCCCTACGAAATTAAGGTCGTAAATACAGCCCAGAAAGGGGATGTAATTAACGATATCAGAAATAATAAAGAAGTCAGGCTGGATGCTCTGGACTATTGGGCAATGTACAAATGGTATATTATCGGGATACTTGTCTTTCTCGCACTGCTTATTATGATTATCGTTCTCAGGAGATATGCCGCGGCCAGGAAAAATTCACCCCAGGTAAGGACGAACAGGGCCATGCGCGAACTGGATGATTTAAGGAAAAAGAAATTTATAGAGAAAGGCGATTACAGGTCTTACTATGTTGAACTTATTGACATTACCCGTAACTTCATCAGCAGGCAATATTCAATTCCCGCAGATGTGCTTCTTACAGACGACCTTATTGAGGTGATGAAACGAACGAACAGCATTTCTCCGGAGAATGAGGCGGTTGTTGAAGATGTATTTTTACGTGGTGACCTGGTGAAATTTGCCAAAACATTCCCCGACAGAGAAGTGATGGAAAAGGATTTTAATGATATCCGCGAGTTTGTGAAGAGGTCTACCCGGGACCTGGAAACAGAACAGTTAAGATCGGGAGTTTGA
- a CDS encoding VWA domain-containing protein, which yields MDFNFFNFEFYSPYFFLLFLIFIPLIIRDIRSGPKQGTAVPSTVRMQETGGHKFVFFLLKFFKYLILSAIIIALARPRTFTVSQDRDETKGIDIMLSVDVSLSMLARDLEPDRLTALQKIAIQFVGQRPNDRLGLVTYSGEAFTKVPVTSDHQVVIDELSVLNPLELEPGTAIGEGLSVAVNHLKDSRAKSKVIILMTDGVNTIPNAMNPLLAAQLAKGAGIKVYSVGIGTNGFALMPTGTDIFGDLVFTETEVRIDEEMLREVAVATGGKYFRATSTESLKNVYNEINQLEKSENQAAKLYNYTEFYIYFLWFALGLLLVDAMLRWWQYKMFNQA from the coding sequence ATGGACTTCAACTTTTTTAATTTCGAATTTTACAGCCCTTACTTTTTCCTGCTGTTTCTGATCTTTATCCCGCTGATCATCCGGGATATTCGTTCGGGCCCAAAACAGGGAACCGCCGTGCCCTCTACTGTTCGGATGCAAGAAACCGGTGGACATAAATTTGTGTTTTTCCTGCTGAAGTTCTTTAAATACCTAATCCTTTCTGCGATTATTATTGCACTTGCACGTCCACGCACTTTCACGGTTTCGCAGGACCGCGATGAAACCAAGGGAATTGATATCATGCTCTCCGTAGATGTGTCACTGAGTATGTTGGCCCGGGACCTGGAGCCCGACCGCCTTACCGCGCTTCAGAAAATCGCCATCCAGTTTGTAGGGCAACGTCCAAATGACCGGCTGGGCCTCGTGACCTATTCCGGTGAGGCATTTACTAAAGTGCCTGTTACCAGCGATCATCAGGTGGTCATCGATGAACTGTCAGTACTAAACCCGCTGGAACTGGAACCCGGAACGGCAATTGGTGAAGGTCTGTCGGTTGCAGTAAATCACCTGAAGGACAGCCGGGCTAAAAGTAAAGTAATCATCCTGATGACGGACGGCGTGAATACCATTCCAAATGCAATGAACCCGCTGCTCGCCGCGCAGTTGGCAAAAGGAGCAGGAATCAAGGTGTATTCCGTAGGAATAGGAACGAATGGTTTTGCACTCATGCCAACAGGGACCGATATTTTTGGGGACCTGGTGTTTACAGAAACAGAGGTAAGGATTGATGAAGAAATGCTTCGTGAGGTTGCGGTAGCTACCGGCGGCAAATATTTCAGGGCTACATCCACCGAATCCCTGAAAAATGTATATAATGAGATCAACCAGTTGGAGAAATCTGAAAATCAGGCTGCTAAACTGTATAATTATACGGAGTTCTACATATATTTCCTGTGGTTTGCCCTTGGTTTACTTCTGGTGGACGCAATGCTACGCTGGTGGCAATATAAAATGTTTAATCAGGCATGA
- a CDS encoding VWA domain-containing protein, protein MNLTDLSIGNYWYLVWLLLLPVLLLMLFGFMKWRHRAKQRFAESRFHETLFQSSSGFRRFFPAFYIAAVTFLLLAAIDVRGGSEEVETKQNLNNVMFLLDVSNSMNAEDVLPNRLVLARNIMIRSMEKMTNDRVGIVVFAGEATSIMPLTTDYSAAETYIGGIETGMMKIQGTDFLKAVQETARKFKNIPKGSRKAILISDGEDNEGNEERAIRLAKNEGITIISVGIGTEQGAPVPEYIFGQLMGYKTDRNGQAVLSQRQTRALEKIASGTGGTFIDGNNLEDASEQIIDALSRSGSSSATMVRSQNSVLYYQYFLAISLFFFCLIFLLNPKRDLNI, encoded by the coding sequence ATGAATTTAACGGACCTTAGTATAGGGAACTATTGGTATTTAGTCTGGCTGCTGCTGTTGCCGGTGTTGCTGCTTATGCTTTTTGGCTTTATGAAATGGAGGCATCGGGCTAAGCAACGTTTTGCAGAATCGCGCTTTCATGAAACTCTTTTTCAATCCTCTTCAGGTTTCAGGCGGTTTTTCCCTGCTTTTTATATTGCAGCCGTGACGTTCCTTTTGTTAGCGGCTATAGATGTACGCGGCGGCAGTGAAGAGGTAGAAACCAAACAGAATTTGAACAACGTAATGTTTCTCCTGGATGTTTCCAATTCCATGAATGCGGAAGATGTTTTGCCTAACAGGCTTGTACTGGCCCGGAATATAATGATCCGAAGTATGGAGAAAATGACGAATGACCGGGTGGGCATCGTGGTTTTCGCAGGTGAGGCTACTTCAATTATGCCGCTGACCACGGATTATTCGGCAGCAGAAACGTATATAGGCGGTATCGAAACAGGAATGATGAAGATTCAGGGTACCGATTTTCTGAAAGCTGTTCAGGAGACGGCCCGCAAGTTCAAAAACATTCCAAAGGGCTCCCGCAAAGCAATTCTTATAAGCGATGGTGAAGATAATGAGGGTAATGAAGAACGAGCTATCAGGTTGGCAAAAAATGAAGGTATCACTATAATTTCAGTAGGCATTGGAACTGAGCAGGGCGCACCTGTGCCCGAGTATATCTTCGGACAGCTGATGGGGTATAAGACCGACCGCAACGGTCAGGCCGTACTTTCGCAGCGTCAGACCCGCGCATTGGAAAAAATAGCTTCAGGCACCGGTGGTACTTTTATAGACGGCAATAATCTGGAAGACGCCTCAGAACAGATTATTGATGCGCTGAGCAGAAGTGGTTCCAGCTCCGCCACCATGGTTCGGTCACAGAACTCAGTCCTTTACTATCAATATTTCCTTGCAATCAGCCTTTTTTTCTTCTGTTTAATTTTTCTGCTTAACCCTAAGCGCGATCTCAATATTTAG
- a CDS encoding tetratricopeptide repeat protein — MQSSTFIITMFTLLFCGTLVSAQKSYNALVHEGNRLYEQNKYEVAASSYLEAIKTDSKDYTGYYNLGNALYRSKKYEEAITQYTKASELSQNLPDKAAALHNIGNAYMQLNKPEKAAEFYKQSLKQEPRNEQTRKNYEIAKLKEQENKQNQGGGGEGNKKQDQSGQGNEKKDGQQGSGSGPDNEGNDKSGSNPNQNKDNNNGALPKGMQDAILNRVSEKERETAKKILNKDSYSMPESNEKDW; from the coding sequence ATGCAATCCAGTACCTTCATTATCACCATGTTTACTCTTCTTTTCTGCGGAACCTTGGTTTCTGCCCAGAAAAGTTATAATGCTTTGGTGCATGAAGGGAACCGGCTGTATGAACAGAATAAGTATGAAGTTGCTGCATCTTCCTATCTGGAAGCTATAAAAACTGACAGTAAGGATTATACAGGTTATTATAATTTGGGTAATGCTCTTTACCGCAGTAAGAAATATGAAGAGGCTATCACCCAATATACTAAGGCCAGCGAACTTTCACAGAACTTACCGGACAAGGCAGCTGCTCTTCACAACATCGGAAACGCTTATATGCAGTTAAATAAACCTGAAAAGGCAGCAGAGTTCTATAAACAGTCACTGAAGCAGGAACCGCGCAACGAACAGACCCGTAAAAACTATGAAATAGCCAAACTGAAAGAGCAGGAGAATAAGCAGAACCAGGGTGGCGGTGGTGAAGGTAATAAAAAGCAGGATCAGTCCGGCCAGGGCAATGAAAAGAAGGATGGACAGCAGGGCTCCGGAAGCGGTCCGGACAATGAGGGTAATGACAAAAGCGGAAGCAACCCTAACCAGAATAAAGATAATAATAATGGTGCGTTGCCCAAGGGCATGCAGGATGCCATCCTTAACCGGGTTTCAGAAAAAGAAAGAGAAACTGCGAAGAAAATTCTGAATAAGGATTCGTACTCGATGCCCGAGAGCAACGAGAAGGATTGGTAA
- a CDS encoding BatD family protein — protein MSRLYPILFILAAAFSYAQVNLVVTTDKNDRDFRDDDPIVVNILLEVAGKDMIQQTPLRMFDTSRFEVVASGSEQNTLIDSKTGFRVNRTLYQYVLKPKKSGKLKIGSASVIVNDKLYHTEPFDIFVSETEKKVIADKTFSDIYLNVEFEGNEVYKNQPTVAVLRAYSRNLNSFRKVRNISFPDQDNLTVRQISSARSEIEPAGNISSQVLAVFLVYPSESGRLDIKPVTANLSSEKSKILSNKSKIKVKSLPASAPAGFKDAVGNFEVLLSHPGEKAEVDKPVKVSLKVRGEGNFDNMTFPRIKESVDYRFYTPKVITNTKASRAGVTGEVTADYLIIPQKAGPIKVLTDPFSYFNPQTGKYVDLGSREVLLEALTHNEILAARTPLEKVNDYTNTVLETVDSPVLKTTNLRVEERKTLNWNTVWINLGLMLTIVLGFLLFRKMRRAAAASENNRRKDLGTIAETESEIRARQLTDIGVYEPYLRQLNEDGQYDRFFQTIEEMDAALRKDYGAASNEEFKTMLEKTRGRQLAENYRSMRQRIQIEKYAPVHTHEYISELLDEAVNLYSQIKK, from the coding sequence ATGAGTAGATTATATCCCATACTTTTTATTTTAGCAGCCGCATTTTCCTATGCGCAGGTTAACCTGGTGGTTACAACAGATAAAAACGACCGGGATTTTCGCGATGACGATCCAATAGTAGTGAATATTCTGCTGGAAGTTGCCGGTAAGGATATGATACAGCAGACTCCGCTGCGGATGTTCGATACCTCCAGGTTCGAAGTGGTAGCCAGCGGGTCCGAACAGAATACTTTAATTGACTCCAAAACGGGTTTCCGCGTAAACCGGACACTTTATCAGTATGTCCTTAAACCTAAGAAATCCGGAAAACTCAAGATCGGATCGGCTTCTGTGATCGTTAATGATAAACTTTACCACACTGAGCCTTTCGATATTTTTGTAAGTGAAACCGAAAAGAAGGTGATTGCCGATAAAACCTTCAGTGATATTTATCTGAATGTAGAATTTGAAGGCAATGAGGTATACAAAAATCAGCCTACCGTTGCTGTACTGCGTGCGTATTCCAGGAACCTGAACAGTTTCCGTAAAGTCCGTAATATATCATTTCCGGACCAGGATAATCTGACCGTGCGGCAGATCAGCTCGGCAAGGTCTGAAATTGAACCTGCGGGTAATATATCCAGTCAGGTTTTGGCTGTCTTTCTGGTTTATCCTTCCGAATCAGGCAGGCTGGATATCAAGCCTGTGACCGCAAACCTCTCGTCTGAAAAAAGTAAGATACTCTCCAATAAATCCAAAATCAAGGTGAAAAGTCTGCCTGCCAGTGCGCCCGCAGGTTTTAAAGATGCGGTAGGTAATTTTGAGGTATTGCTGTCGCACCCCGGCGAAAAAGCCGAGGTGGATAAGCCTGTTAAAGTTTCCCTTAAAGTGCGTGGCGAGGGCAACTTTGATAATATGACCTTTCCGCGGATTAAGGAATCTGTAGACTACCGGTTTTATACGCCAAAGGTCATAACCAATACCAAAGCCTCACGAGCAGGAGTTACAGGTGAAGTAACTGCCGACTATCTGATAATTCCTCAGAAAGCAGGTCCTATAAAGGTGCTTACCGATCCATTTTCATATTTTAATCCCCAAACAGGAAAGTATGTTGATTTGGGCAGTCGGGAGGTGCTGTTGGAGGCACTTACGCATAACGAAATTTTGGCCGCCCGTACACCGCTTGAAAAGGTGAATGATTATACAAATACTGTTTTGGAAACGGTAGACAGTCCCGTTCTGAAAACTACAAATCTGCGGGTTGAAGAAAGAAAAACGCTGAACTGGAATACGGTCTGGATTAATTTAGGACTTATGCTGACCATAGTGTTGGGCTTCCTGCTGTTCCGAAAGATGCGCAGGGCAGCGGCTGCTTCAGAAAATAACCGCAGGAAAGATTTGGGAACCATAGCCGAAACTGAAAGCGAGATACGCGCCAGGCAACTGACGGATATAGGTGTATATGAACCTTATCTCCGTCAACTAAACGAGGACGGACAATACGACCGGTTCTTCCAGACCATCGAAGAAATGGACGCCGCTTTACGTAAGGATTACGGAGCCGCATCGAATGAAGAATTTAAGACTATGCTCGAGAAAACCCGGGGTCGGCAACTTGCTGAAAACTACCGAAGTATGCGGCAACGCATACAGATTGAAAAGTATGCGCCTGTACATACACACGAGTATATAAGTGAACTATTGGACGAAGCAGTTAATTTATATTCGCAAATTAAGAAATAA
- a CDS encoding MarC family protein: MFEHFSWKEILTCSMVLFAVIDIIGSIPIIVSLKKKFGRIEAEKAAIVAGLLMIVFLFVGNKILNFIGVDVNSFAIAGAFVIFIIALEMILGVQIQRNTEATSASIVPIAFPLIAGAGTLTTTLSLKAEYHDINIIFGIVLNTIFVYVVLKSANWIERKLGTGTLKVVEKVFGIILLAISIKLFTANFAQLFQTYVHF; the protein is encoded by the coding sequence ATGTTTGAGCATTTTTCCTGGAAAGAGATTCTAACCTGTTCGATGGTTCTTTTTGCCGTAATTGATATCATCGGATCGATTCCAATCATTGTAAGCCTGAAGAAGAAATTTGGCCGGATAGAGGCTGAAAAGGCAGCTATTGTCGCGGGTTTACTGATGATTGTGTTTCTGTTTGTAGGAAACAAGATCCTTAATTTCATTGGGGTTGATGTAAACTCGTTTGCAATCGCAGGTGCTTTTGTTATTTTCATTATCGCCCTGGAAATGATTTTAGGTGTGCAGATACAGCGAAATACTGAGGCCACCTCTGCTTCTATTGTGCCTATAGCCTTTCCGCTTATTGCAGGAGCGGGTACACTGACTACCACACTGTCGCTGAAAGCCGAATATCATGATATAAATATTATTTTCGGCATTGTACTCAACACAATATTTGTCTATGTTGTTTTGAAATCTGCAAACTGGATAGAGCGAAAGTTAGGAACCGGAACGCTTAAGGTTGTCGAAAAAGTTTTCGGAATTATCCTGCTGGCGATCTCCATTAAATTATTTACCGCTAACTTTGCACAGCTATTTCAAACCTACGTTCATTTTTAA